Proteins co-encoded in one Deltaproteobacteria bacterium genomic window:
- a CDS encoding chemotaxis protein CheA: MRKSSLAEEKGSKRLFARLSIVDQSLKDFVSEAEDILEDLENFISQLMEISPEDHRKPDIINAIFRDAHSLKGLSGMLNLENLSALSHRMESLLDDMRLDRVELSDEVVDALSHGVQLIIRMVHAVASGQGDDSVDIGEFIKDINRIGQTSQDGEAGDLSGFIDVPVGMTEMLSEYEEHRFRDNIRKGTPFYSVQCHFPLATFDTLLRDMGNSIRDIGELITTLPQPDGGAEGSIGFLLFFTTKEPLENISKEFEGEGMILTSIPYKGEPPSPVSAVPAPKSTEGFVEDAMVEEIRGVSNTVRVDIVKLDHLMNLVGELVILRSNFSNIADRLRQHGGTGGTGVIQDLEKSNAQMEKKLIDLRESVMDARMVPVGQLFNKLQRVSKKIARELKKEVKIEFIGGDTELDKMIMEEMISPLLHMVRNCLDHGIENADERIAEGKDKVGLVRLSAYQQGNHVVLEVEDDGRGIDLDKVRAAGIERGLLGRDDLHAEEDVLSVLFKPGFSTKENVTEISGRGVGLDVVRKEIENVGGTVEINTVKGLGTRVTLTLPITLAILQALLIRSGRKVFAIPMGSIQETIQLEKDDIKTVQGREIINLRDKTLPLLRLERIFGIPAAEENGDAYAVIVGIANRTMGLMANELLGKQDVVIKPLGDAFSKAVGLAGATELGDQSTVLVLDVAGLMMEAIRLGSTEGKV, encoded by the coding sequence GTGAGGAAGTCATCCCTCGCCGAGGAAAAAGGTTCGAAGAGACTTTTTGCGAGGTTATCAATCGTGGACCAATCCCTGAAAGATTTTGTCTCGGAAGCGGAAGATATTCTGGAGGATCTGGAGAATTTCATCAGCCAACTGATGGAAATTTCGCCTGAAGACCACCGGAAACCGGATATCATCAACGCCATCTTTCGCGATGCCCACTCGCTTAAGGGTCTGTCCGGCATGCTGAACCTGGAGAATCTGAGCGCTCTTTCACACCGCATGGAATCCCTCCTGGACGATATGCGTTTAGACAGGGTCGAACTTTCCGATGAGGTTGTTGACGCCCTTTCACACGGTGTGCAGCTTATTATTCGGATGGTTCATGCCGTTGCTTCGGGACAGGGTGACGATTCTGTTGATATCGGGGAATTTATAAAGGATATCAATAGGATCGGTCAGACTTCCCAGGATGGTGAGGCAGGGGACCTGTCCGGTTTTATCGATGTGCCGGTGGGGATGACCGAGATGCTATCCGAATATGAGGAACACCGTTTCAGGGATAATATCCGGAAGGGGACCCCTTTCTATAGTGTCCAGTGTCACTTTCCCCTGGCAACCTTCGACACCTTGCTCAGAGATATGGGAAATTCTATCAGGGATATCGGTGAGCTGATTACCACCCTTCCTCAGCCCGATGGCGGGGCGGAGGGGAGCATCGGTTTTCTCCTTTTTTTCACGACAAAGGAACCCCTGGAGAACATATCAAAGGAATTCGAAGGCGAGGGGATGATCCTGACCTCTATACCGTACAAGGGTGAGCCTCCCTCTCCCGTTTCGGCGGTCCCGGCGCCGAAATCCACGGAGGGCTTTGTGGAAGATGCCATGGTTGAGGAGATAAGGGGGGTCAGCAATACCGTCCGGGTCGATATTGTCAAACTTGATCATCTTATGAACCTCGTCGGAGAACTGGTGATCCTCCGTTCCAATTTTTCCAATATCGCCGACCGTCTCCGTCAACATGGGGGAACCGGCGGCACTGGGGTGATACAGGACCTTGAGAAGAGCAACGCACAGATGGAGAAGAAGCTCATTGATCTGCGCGAAAGCGTCATGGACGCCAGGATGGTTCCCGTGGGGCAGCTCTTCAACAAACTTCAGAGGGTTTCGAAAAAGATCGCCCGGGAGTTGAAGAAAGAGGTCAAAATTGAATTCATAGGCGGGGACACGGAACTCGACAAGATGATCATGGAGGAAATGATATCTCCCCTTCTTCACATGGTCCGAAACTGTCTGGATCATGGCATCGAGAATGCCGATGAACGTATCGCTGAGGGAAAAGACAAGGTGGGACTTGTGAGACTTTCGGCCTACCAGCAGGGCAACCATGTTGTTCTTGAAGTGGAGGATGACGGCAGGGGAATCGACCTTGACAAGGTCAGGGCAGCCGGAATTGAGCGCGGGTTGCTGGGCCGCGATGATCTTCATGCCGAGGAAGATGTGCTTTCTGTCCTTTTCAAACCGGGATTTTCCACCAAGGAAAACGTTACCGAGATCTCCGGCCGCGGTGTCGGCCTGGACGTGGTTCGGAAGGAAATAGAGAACGTGGGGGGGACGGTAGAGATCAACACCGTTAAGGGACTGGGCACGAGGGTTACCCTGACCTTGCCCATAACTCTTGCCATCCTCCAGGCACTCCTCATCCGGAGTGGCCGGAAGGTCTTCGCCATCCCTATGGGGTCCATCCAGGAGACGATCCAGCTTGAGAAAGACGATATCAAAACCGTCCAGGGACGGGAAATAATCAACCTGAGGGATAAAACTTTGCCGTTGCTCAGGCTGGAACGGATCTTCGGCATCCCCGCCGCGGAGGAAAACGGGGACGCCTACGCCGTTATTGTCGGCATAGCCAACAGAACAATGGGACTTATGGCCAACGAGCTGCTGGGTAAACAGGATGTCGTCATCAAGCCGTTGGGCGATGCCTTTTCCAAGGCCGTTGGACTGGCCGGCGCCACGGAACTGGGAGACCAATCCACCGTGCTGGTCCTGGATGTTGCCGGCCTGATGATGGAAGCCATCAGGCTGGGTTCCACAGAGGGAAAGGTCTGA
- a CDS encoding DUF4388 domain-containing protein, with translation MSEKRSTSGGERHPRGRMDPAMSLVGKLEDLSLGEILQIVSLSKRSGLLNLEGPVGEANIYIKDGIIVYAGRSDEKDGLLGLLVHHGIIEVSELEKIKERLEFCDHPKDLKSLISDLLGVSQESFQKVLKRRVEEVIFSLFDWEEGTFSFQLINREEGHPLLERVAPLFLDKGINAQFLVMEGARRRDEITRAAPLKEDLSLDPGAVYKTESPPEASEEDRLISEVAGFIVPSTLPAVPARISKVVLVVSDNRQLARGLEEPLKEHEVTILHLEDSAHAMTKIQELRSHDIHPCLVADLKAAGITDGIILGGLDIITTLWDLGLNLPTVITFEGEAPAGLKEMIAGIKNVSLLPINPHGLELAVEFLASAMAIEETPGREECEFYDIQGELSEDLAGLDMPFDHLEGAPLAQVQERQDPYMERLRSYVSELNRDDVRGEITLLTLRFATEIFSRAVLFLVRKTDLKGLGQFGVDLGGRGNADSVVRALVLPIGENSLFSRVIQTQQSHRGAPPEGDMDPLFQALGGKRPNEVYVGPVVSMGKVAVVLYADDCQDKGGLGPTNSLDIFLSHAGLALDRSFLEMKLKADKGRK, from the coding sequence GTGAGCGAGAAGAGATCCACATCGGGTGGCGAGAGACATCCACGGGGCAGAATGGATCCCGCCATGAGCCTGGTTGGGAAACTGGAAGATCTGTCCCTGGGCGAAATCCTTCAGATTGTCAGCCTCAGTAAACGTTCCGGACTTCTCAATCTGGAAGGCCCGGTGGGAGAGGCGAACATCTACATCAAGGATGGGATTATTGTCTATGCCGGGCGGTCGGATGAGAAGGACGGACTCCTTGGCCTCCTGGTTCACCACGGCATCATTGAGGTGTCTGAGCTTGAGAAAATAAAGGAACGCCTCGAGTTCTGTGATCACCCGAAAGACCTCAAGAGCCTCATATCCGATCTTCTCGGCGTCTCCCAGGAATCTTTCCAGAAAGTCCTGAAAAGGAGGGTTGAGGAGGTCATCTTCTCTCTTTTCGACTGGGAGGAAGGAACCTTCAGCTTCCAACTGATAAATAGAGAGGAAGGCCATCCGCTCCTTGAACGTGTAGCCCCGCTCTTTCTTGACAAGGGGATAAACGCACAGTTTCTGGTCATGGAAGGGGCCAGGCGAAGGGATGAAATAACCCGGGCCGCGCCTTTGAAAGAGGACCTGTCGCTCGATCCTGGAGCGGTTTATAAAACGGAGAGTCCTCCCGAGGCGTCCGAGGAGGATCGTCTGATCTCCGAAGTCGCGGGGTTCATTGTACCATCAACCCTGCCTGCCGTGCCTGCGAGAATTTCAAAGGTTGTACTTGTCGTCTCGGACAACAGGCAGCTGGCAAGGGGTCTGGAAGAACCTTTGAAAGAGCATGAAGTTACGATTCTGCACCTTGAGGATTCCGCCCATGCCATGACGAAAATTCAGGAGCTGCGATCCCATGACATACATCCCTGTCTTGTCGCGGACCTGAAGGCCGCGGGTATCACCGACGGAATCATTCTCGGCGGGCTGGATATCATCACCACGCTTTGGGACCTGGGATTAAATCTTCCAACGGTTATCACCTTTGAAGGGGAAGCTCCCGCCGGCTTAAAGGAGATGATCGCCGGTATCAAGAACGTATCCCTCCTACCGATAAATCCTCACGGTCTTGAGCTGGCCGTTGAATTTCTTGCCTCCGCCATGGCAATCGAGGAGACTCCCGGAAGGGAGGAATGTGAGTTTTACGACATTCAGGGGGAGCTTTCCGAGGACCTCGCGGGATTGGACATGCCCTTCGATCACCTGGAGGGGGCGCCGTTGGCGCAGGTTCAGGAACGACAGGACCCCTACATGGAGAGGCTCAGATCATACGTTTCCGAGCTGAACAGGGATGATGTTCGCGGAGAGATAACCCTCCTGACGCTCAGGTTCGCTACCGAGATTTTTTCAAGGGCGGTTCTTTTCCTCGTAAGGAAGACTGATCTGAAGGGGCTGGGTCAGTTCGGGGTTGATCTTGGTGGAAGGGGGAACGCTGATTCGGTTGTCCGTGCCCTGGTTCTCCCCATCGGTGAAAATTCACTCTTTTCAAGGGTTATCCAGACCCAGCAGAGTCACCGTGGAGCTCCCCCGGAGGGCGACATGGATCCCCTTTTTCAGGCCCTGGGCGGTAAAAGGCCCAATGAGGTCTACGTTGGCCCGGTGGTGAGCATGGGTAAGGTTGCGGTGGTTCTGTATGCCGATGATTGCCAGGACAAAGGGGGTCTTGGTCCCACCAACAGTCTGGATATCTTTCTCAGCCATGCCGGGCTGGCTCTCGACAGGTCCTTTCTGGAGATGAAGCTTAAGGCGGACAAGGGCAGGAAATGA
- the nusB gene encoding transcription antitermination factor NusB: MGNRRRAREIALQILYRLDANPCDPGTACEEMEGLGDMEPDVQGFARNLVIGTMDNLEEVDRTISAASLRWDIKRMAAVDRNLLRLASYELMFHKDTPARVVLNEAIEMAKSFGGEESGGFINGILDRVRYDMGRQD, encoded by the coding sequence ATGGGTAACCGCCGCAGGGCAAGGGAGATTGCCCTTCAGATCCTCTATCGATTGGACGCAAACCCGTGTGATCCCGGCACGGCATGCGAAGAGATGGAAGGTCTGGGCGACATGGAGCCCGACGTTCAGGGGTTTGCCAGAAACCTGGTCATTGGAACCATGGATAATCTTGAGGAGGTCGACCGGACCATCTCGGCTGCATCATTGAGGTGGGATATTAAACGGATGGCCGCTGTCGATAGAAATCTGCTGAGACTGGCAAGCTATGAACTCATGTTCCACAAGGATACCCCGGCCCGCGTGGTTCTTAACGAGGCCATTGAGATGGCTAAAAGCTTCGGCGGCGAGGAATCGGGCGGGTTCATAAACGGAATACTCGATCGGGTCAGGTACGATATGGGCAGACAGGATTAA
- a CDS encoding response regulator, whose product MTKKILVVEDSPTTRLMIISSLEDLGDFTVIEAANGFQALRKLPEVLPDLVITDINMPDINGLEVVRFVKQSNNFSAIPVIIVTTEGREIDRERGLRLGADRYLVKPFNPEDLQRQVKELLGD is encoded by the coding sequence ATGACGAAAAAGATTCTGGTAGTCGAGGATTCCCCAACAACGAGGTTGATGATCATATCTTCTTTGGAGGACCTGGGGGATTTTACCGTCATTGAAGCGGCCAACGGTTTCCAGGCGCTCAGGAAACTTCCGGAGGTCCTGCCGGATCTGGTGATCACAGACATCAATATGCCTGATATCAATGGGCTGGAGGTAGTCCGTTTCGTCAAGCAGAGTAATAATTTCAGCGCTATCCCGGTAATTATTGTTACCACCGAGGGTCGCGAGATAGACAGGGAAAGGGGACTCCGGCTGGGCGCGGACCGCTACCTTGTCAAACCGTTCAACCCGGAGGACCTTCAGCGCCAGGTGAAGGAGTTGTTGGGAGATTAA
- a CDS encoding metallophosphoesterase family protein translates to MKIAIVSDIHSNMDALDAVHAAVERLGADSIYFIGDAVGYGPDPNPCTKWVMDNAEVAVAGNHDAAAVGLADSESFNSYAREAILWNARQLEPETSGFLSSLPLVEERDGITLVHASPKLPDVWDYIFTLWDAEVNFSHFDGPICFVGHSHQPVMVSMDVNGAVSVVPGDSLTIEDGFRYLINVGSVGQPRDGNPAACFGLLDRDAGVFSIQRVEYDISAIQKKMREAGLPQPLADRLSEGR, encoded by the coding sequence GTGAAGATCGCAATCGTCTCCGATATCCATTCCAACATGGATGCTCTCGATGCGGTCCATGCGGCTGTTGAGCGGTTGGGCGCCGATTCCATCTACTTTATCGGGGACGCGGTCGGATACGGGCCTGACCCCAATCCCTGCACCAAATGGGTAATGGATAATGCTGAAGTTGCCGTTGCCGGGAATCACGACGCCGCGGCGGTGGGGCTTGCCGACTCGGAGTCATTCAATTCCTACGCCCGTGAGGCGATTCTCTGGAATGCCCGGCAGCTGGAACCGGAAACATCCGGATTTCTATCGTCCCTGCCCCTGGTGGAAGAGCGGGACGGAATTACCCTGGTTCATGCGAGCCCGAAGCTGCCTGATGTATGGGATTATATCTTTACCCTTTGGGACGCCGAGGTCAATTTCTCCCACTTTGACGGACCAATTTGCTTTGTCGGACACTCCCATCAGCCTGTGATGGTGAGCATGGATGTGAATGGAGCGGTTTCGGTGGTGCCCGGGGATTCCCTGACAATAGAGGACGGCTTCCGGTATCTTATCAATGTGGGAAGTGTGGGGCAGCCCAGGGACGGAAACCCGGCCGCCTGTTTCGGGCTGTTGGATCGCGATGCCGGCGTGTTCAGCATTCAGCGGGTAGAATATGATATCTCCGCGATTCAGAAAAAGATGCGCGAGGCCGGGCTGCCGCAACCTCTGGCAGACCGGCTGTCGGAGGGCAGGTGA
- a CDS encoding purine-binding chemotaxis protein CheW, producing the protein MDLVEIRKKAKKAKKAKKSRKETKPKNPPREKPPAGPIPEAPDHVEEAEVKESAAVAVEAPVRVRNSGVAVGSEPGDLREVLMSQHRANREEEEEERIQVLTFLLAGEEYGLNIMDIKEIVRPKDPTEVPRTPHYVLGIISLRGMIVPIFDVRKRLGLTSTELNPKNRIIVVNLKEHFFGLLVDSVVQVLDIPLSRIEPPPEIVGGVEGEYCRGIGRVDDRLIILLNLQKILAVDEDISGGLEESAFDQTDLPG; encoded by the coding sequence ATGGATCTGGTAGAGATTAGAAAAAAGGCGAAAAAGGCGAAAAAGGCGAAAAAAAGCCGCAAGGAGACCAAGCCGAAAAATCCTCCCAGGGAAAAGCCGCCTGCCGGGCCCATTCCCGAGGCACCGGACCATGTCGAAGAAGCAGAGGTAAAAGAGTCCGCGGCAGTGGCGGTCGAAGCCCCTGTTCGTGTCCGGAATTCGGGTGTGGCGGTTGGAAGCGAGCCGGGGGACCTGAGGGAGGTCCTGATGAGCCAGCACAGGGCGAACCGTGAGGAGGAGGAAGAGGAACGGATCCAGGTTCTGACCTTTTTACTCGCCGGGGAGGAATACGGCCTTAACATTATGGATATCAAGGAGATCGTAAGACCCAAGGACCCCACCGAGGTGCCCCGGACTCCCCATTATGTGCTCGGGATCATCTCCCTCAGGGGGATGATTGTGCCCATCTTCGATGTTCGAAAACGCCTGGGTCTTACCTCCACGGAGTTGAACCCGAAAAACAGGATCATCGTGGTGAATCTGAAGGAACACTTTTTCGGGCTTCTGGTGGATTCAGTGGTCCAGGTCCTGGATATTCCCCTCAGCAGGATAGAACCTCCTCCCGAAATCGTAGGTGGGGTCGAGGGCGAATATTGTCGGGGGATCGGCAGGGTCGATGACCGCCTCATCATTCTCCTGAACCTCCAGAAAATCCTCGCGGTTGATGAGGACATTTCCGGCGGATTGGAGGAATCGGCCTTTGATCAGACGGATTTGCCGGGATGA
- a CDS encoding AAA family ATPase — MYRDFFGFDDKPFGKTPDPAFFFPSRIHEEALARLQYGAEERELVLLTGEIGSGKTLLTRALIDQLGDSYRCILLINPRLTPNQFLRILASRLGIKGGTILRVELVDRINEALFSFFEKGICPVVIIDEAQLIPTKATFDEIRLLTNFQLDDVNLLSLILVGQPELKRRLRQPAFEALRQRIGIQFHLGALGREDTGKYIASRLDQVGGDTHLFDEEALDVIYGYSGGLPRLINNISSNALLAAFSKELLSIGPDIVLDVIEELDLEPRMQADASACQAGGNAQGQP, encoded by the coding sequence GTGTACAGGGATTTTTTCGGGTTTGACGACAAGCCTTTCGGGAAAACACCCGACCCAGCGTTCTTTTTCCCCAGCCGTATTCATGAGGAGGCTCTAGCCAGGCTTCAGTACGGTGCGGAGGAGAGGGAGCTGGTATTGCTCACCGGGGAAATAGGATCCGGAAAAACCCTCCTCACCAGAGCGCTCATAGACCAACTTGGAGATAGTTACCGCTGTATACTCCTGATCAATCCTCGTCTGACGCCGAACCAGTTTCTCAGAATTCTGGCATCGAGGTTGGGAATCAAGGGCGGAACTATTCTTAGAGTCGAGCTTGTCGATCGGATCAACGAGGCCCTTTTCAGTTTTTTCGAGAAGGGAATATGCCCGGTGGTCATTATCGATGAGGCACAGCTGATTCCCACCAAGGCGACATTCGATGAAATCCGTCTCCTGACCAATTTTCAGCTGGACGACGTGAACCTTTTGTCCCTGATTCTGGTCGGTCAGCCGGAGCTCAAGCGCCGTCTCCGACAGCCTGCCTTCGAGGCCCTGCGTCAGAGAATAGGAATCCAATTCCATCTTGGAGCCCTCGGGCGGGAGGACACCGGTAAATACATCGCGTCCCGCCTGGACCAGGTAGGCGGTGATACCCATCTCTTCGATGAGGAGGCCTTGGACGTGATCTATGGATACTCGGGAGGGTTGCCCCGTCTCATCAATAACATCTCGTCCAATGCTCTCCTTGCGGCCTTTTCCAAGGAACTCCTCAGCATCGGACCGGATATCGTACTTGATGTCATTGAAGAACTTGATCTGGAACCGAGGATGCAGGCTGACGCTTCAGCCTGTCAGGCAGGCGGGAACGCCCAGGGTCAGCCGTGA